In a genomic window of Roseiflexus castenholzii DSM 13941:
- a CDS encoding YajQ family cyclic di-GMP-binding protein translates to MPAESTFDIVSDFERQELVNAIDQARREVATRYDLKDTKTEIVLSEKELTITTESEMHLAAVRDLVQTKALRRNLSIKIFKFGPVQEVSGGRVRQVATLQRGIPEDVAKKLAKLIRDHFPKVQPRIQGDALRVGSKSRDELQAVIRLVKERQDEFDIPLQFTNYR, encoded by the coding sequence ATGCCTGCTGAAAGCACATTCGATATTGTCTCCGATTTCGAGCGTCAGGAATTGGTCAACGCCATTGATCAGGCGCGGCGTGAGGTTGCCACGCGATATGATTTGAAAGACACTAAAACCGAGATTGTTTTGAGTGAGAAGGAACTGACCATAACGACCGAATCGGAGATGCATCTTGCCGCAGTGCGCGATCTGGTTCAGACGAAAGCGCTGCGGCGCAATCTTTCGATTAAGATCTTTAAGTTCGGTCCGGTTCAGGAAGTGAGCGGCGGTCGGGTGCGGCAGGTTGCAACATTACAGCGCGGCATTCCTGAAGATGTGGCAAAAAAATTGGCGAAACTCATTCGCGATCATTTTCCGAAAGTGCAACCGCGTATTCAGGGGGATGCCTTGCGCGTTGGGAGCAAAAGTCGTGATGAGTTGCAGGCGGTGATTCGTCTGGTGAAAGAACGTCAGGATGAATTTGATATTCCGCTTCAGTTTACCAACTATCGTTGA
- the rimO gene encoding 30S ribosomal protein S12 methylthiotransferase RimO translates to MKVHIITLGCPKNQVDSEGMSGILAAQGHTLAASADDADVVIVNTCSFIAAAREETLAVLRDVAACKTPEQRLVAAGCMAESHRAIVAATPGVDATLGTREWTRIAEVVETFQPAATMAPLNAASAREIIPLTSAGVPSPAPHDLSVPGAYADWRTAPIRRRAVGPSAYLKISDGCNLRCAFCTIPSFKGDMRSKAIGAILGEAQELAAAGVKEIVLVAQHLTDYGRDLGLKDGLAILLDEICAVLPENVWVRLMYAYPHGIGERLIATMARHPQICHYLDMPLQHAHPETLRRMRRPPDTDRTRRLIDDLRAAIPDIAIRSTFIVGFPGETNTEFRALLAFLEDVQFDRVGVFRYSREPGTPAAALPDQLAPRIIERRWHEIMRLQQRISRERNRRWLGRVVRVLVEGQGQTDDGRMLSVGRSFRDAPEVDGQVLFWGAATPGTFVDVRVTQALDYDLWGDVVGVLDGEERIVKCIQSVG, encoded by the coding sequence ATGAAAGTTCATATTATCACCCTTGGGTGCCCCAAAAATCAGGTCGATAGCGAGGGTATGAGCGGCATTCTGGCAGCGCAGGGGCATACGCTCGCTGCAAGCGCCGATGATGCCGATGTCGTGATTGTCAATACCTGCTCGTTTATTGCAGCGGCGCGGGAAGAAACGCTGGCGGTGCTGCGCGATGTCGCTGCGTGCAAAACGCCCGAGCAGCGCCTGGTGGCTGCCGGTTGTATGGCGGAAAGTCATCGCGCAATCGTTGCAGCCACGCCAGGAGTCGATGCGACTCTCGGTACGCGCGAATGGACGCGCATTGCTGAGGTGGTTGAGACATTTCAGCCCGCGGCGACGATGGCGCCGCTCAATGCTGCCTCCGCGCGCGAGATCATTCCGCTCACCAGCGCCGGTGTTCCATCTCCTGCTCCGCACGACCTGAGCGTGCCAGGCGCCTACGCCGACTGGCGCACGGCGCCGATCCGCCGCCGCGCCGTCGGTCCTTCGGCATATCTGAAGATTTCCGATGGGTGCAATCTGCGTTGTGCGTTCTGCACCATTCCGTCGTTCAAGGGCGATATGCGCTCCAAAGCCATAGGGGCGATCCTCGGTGAAGCGCAGGAACTGGCAGCGGCGGGCGTGAAGGAGATTGTGCTGGTGGCGCAGCATCTGACCGATTATGGGCGTGATCTGGGACTGAAGGATGGTCTGGCGATCCTGCTCGACGAGATCTGCGCTGTGCTGCCGGAGAATGTCTGGGTGCGCTTGATGTACGCTTACCCGCACGGGATCGGTGAGCGCCTGATCGCAACCATGGCGCGCCATCCGCAGATCTGCCATTATCTGGATATGCCGCTCCAGCACGCGCATCCAGAGACGCTGCGCCGGATGCGGCGCCCGCCTGACACGGATCGCACCCGGCGGTTGATCGATGACCTGCGCGCGGCAATACCCGACATCGCCATTCGCTCGACGTTCATCGTCGGTTTTCCCGGCGAGACCAACACTGAGTTTCGGGCGCTGCTGGCGTTCCTCGAGGATGTGCAGTTTGATCGGGTCGGCGTGTTCCGCTATTCACGCGAACCGGGAACGCCGGCCGCCGCTTTGCCCGATCAGTTGGCGCCTCGGATCATCGAGCGTCGCTGGCATGAGATCATGCGGCTTCAGCAGCGAATCTCGCGCGAACGCAACCGGCGCTGGCTCGGGCGCGTCGTGCGTGTGCTGGTTGAGGGTCAGGGGCAGACCGACGATGGGCGGATGTTGAGCGTCGGTCGGTCGTTCCGTGATGCGCCTGAAGTCGATGGACAGGTGTTGTTCTGGGGCGCAGCAACTCCTGGCACATTCGTCGATGTGCGCGTGACACAGGCGCTCGATTATGACCTGTGGGGCGATGTCGTCGGCGTGCTCGACGGTGAAGAGAGGATTGTGAAGTGCATCCAGAGCGTTGGATAG
- a CDS encoding BlaI/MecI/CopY family transcriptional regulator, whose protein sequence is MPLNMRFRFSPTKDGLVKVLGPLETDIMQIIWQDERSTVKKVHRKLSQQREIAYTTVMTTMSRLAEKGVLRRHREGLAYVYTPAITESDFVTMVVQQVLDGLLDDYSTTAIDYMIDYLARRNPKELRRIQQTIQARIAA, encoded by the coding sequence ATGCCGCTGAACATGCGCTTTCGCTTCAGCCCGACCAAGGATGGACTCGTCAAGGTGCTCGGACCGCTCGAGACGGACATCATGCAGATTATCTGGCAGGATGAGCGCAGCACAGTCAAGAAAGTCCATCGCAAACTGTCACAGCAACGTGAGATCGCCTACACCACGGTGATGACGACCATGAGCCGCCTTGCCGAGAAGGGTGTACTGCGCCGCCATCGCGAAGGGCTGGCCTATGTGTACACGCCGGCGATCACCGAGTCGGATTTCGTCACGATGGTGGTGCAGCAGGTGCTCGACGGTTTGCTCGACGACTACAGCACGACTGCCATCGATTACATGATCGACTATCTCGCGCGGCGAAACCCCAAAGAACTGCGGCGCATCCAGCAGACCATCCAGGCGCGTATTGCCGCTTGA
- a CDS encoding polyprenyl synthetase family protein, giving the protein MKHADERTAIEAAMRAAFPQADERVARFYAMQEYHLGWRDEDLQPASFAPGKLLRPRLCLLSCRVVGGDPRDALPLAAAIQLLHDFSLIHDDIQDQSDTRRGRPTVWKLWGLAQGINTGDGMFTIAHLALHRLSLTGVPPATVLDVLRRFDETILTICEGQFLDLSYEGNLQIDESAYLAMIERKTAALIAASAELGALVGGADEETIQALFDFGRALGLAFQIEDDVLGIWGDPAVTGKPFAADLHRRKISLPVIHALTTSPDRAFLKSLYAQAALDNDSVRQVLAILDAAGSRVYAETTAAAYHGEAFAALDRVQGDATALEELRAIATSLLGRRA; this is encoded by the coding sequence ATGAAGCACGCAGATGAGCGAACGGCAATCGAGGCTGCGATGCGCGCGGCGTTTCCGCAGGCGGATGAGCGCGTGGCGCGATTCTATGCCATGCAGGAGTATCACCTGGGATGGCGCGATGAAGACTTGCAGCCAGCGTCGTTCGCTCCAGGCAAACTATTGCGTCCGCGTCTCTGCCTGCTGAGTTGCCGCGTCGTTGGCGGTGATCCGCGTGATGCGCTGCCGCTGGCGGCGGCAATTCAATTGCTCCACGACTTTTCGCTGATCCACGATGATATTCAGGATCAGAGCGATACCCGGCGTGGCCGCCCGACAGTCTGGAAATTGTGGGGGCTGGCGCAGGGGATCAATACGGGTGACGGAATGTTTACAATTGCGCACCTGGCGCTTCATCGTCTGTCATTGACCGGCGTGCCCCCGGCAACGGTTCTTGATGTGCTGCGACGCTTTGATGAGACCATCCTGACGATCTGTGAAGGACAGTTTCTCGATCTGAGCTATGAAGGAAATCTCCAGATCGACGAGAGTGCGTACCTGGCGATGATTGAACGCAAGACCGCAGCGCTGATCGCGGCATCGGCGGAACTTGGCGCGCTCGTTGGCGGCGCCGATGAAGAGACGATCCAGGCGCTGTTCGACTTTGGGCGCGCCCTCGGGCTGGCGTTTCAGATCGAGGATGATGTGCTGGGAATCTGGGGCGACCCGGCGGTGACCGGTAAGCCGTTCGCGGCGGACCTGCACCGGCGCAAGATCAGCCTGCCGGTGATCCACGCGCTGACGACATCGCCGGATCGGGCATTTTTGAAGAGTCTGTATGCGCAGGCGGCGCTCGATAATGACTCCGTGCGTCAGGTATTGGCGATTCTCGATGCTGCCGGGTCGCGTGTGTACGCCGAAACAACCGCCGCCGCCTATCACGGCGAGGCGTTTGCGGCGCTTGATCGCGTTCAGGGCGATGCAACGGCGCTCGAGGAATTGCGCGCCATCGCCACGAGTCTGCTCGGCAGGCGCGCGTGA
- a CDS encoding DUF11 domain-containing protein codes for MMSAARHSAGHRLVGFCITTLLLCLAIIAHGVTAADQGEASQTPTSTPTPEHTTLAIGSAPLTLTKTASTDAVLPGQSFTYTLRITSNRDQARIEVRDMLDRGVEVIGIESASGACTGTGMIMCTVQVTAQEPATILITVRASATVAPNSLLIGQALAQDDRDFTAASERVAVRVVAPPPSMSAPVATLPPSPEAPSADAALPPDAPESRAALRTGAVLSRAPRPTATIFPPPVTAPLSRAASAMVGATDPESAAPIDAPTQAPAAAPHIGSYAASWLDLVTTVNP; via the coding sequence ATGATGTCAGCGGCGCGTCATTCTGCCGGACACCGGTTGGTCGGATTCTGCATAACGACTCTGCTCCTCTGCCTGGCAATCATCGCACACGGCGTTACCGCTGCCGATCAGGGTGAAGCGTCGCAAACGCCAACATCAACACCCACACCGGAGCACACCACTCTCGCGATCGGATCGGCGCCGTTAACATTGACCAAGACCGCCTCAACCGATGCAGTGCTGCCAGGTCAATCGTTTACCTACACATTGCGCATCACCAGCAACCGCGATCAGGCGCGTATCGAAGTGCGCGATATGCTGGATCGCGGGGTTGAGGTCATCGGCATCGAGAGTGCGTCGGGGGCGTGCACCGGGACGGGGATGATCATGTGCACGGTGCAGGTGACGGCGCAGGAACCGGCGACGATTCTGATCACTGTGCGCGCATCCGCCACGGTTGCCCCCAACTCTTTGCTGATTGGGCAGGCACTGGCTCAAGACGACCGGGATTTTACCGCTGCGTCAGAGCGGGTGGCGGTGCGTGTCGTCGCACCGCCGCCTTCGATGTCTGCACCGGTCGCTACGCTTCCACCATCCCCTGAAGCGCCGTCCGCTGATGCGGCGCTGCCTCCTGATGCGCCAGAGTCACGCGCTGCATTGCGCACAGGCGCCGTGCTTTCTCGTGCGCCACGTCCAACCGCCACAATCTTTCCGCCTCCGGTTACAGCGCCGCTCTCGCGCGCTGCCAGCGCCATGGTCGGCGCCACTGATCCGGAATCGGCAGCCCCCATCGATGCACCGACACAAGCGCCAGCAGCGGCGCCGCATATAGGATCATATGCAGCGTCGTGGCTGGACCTGGTGACGACTGTCAACCCTTGA
- a CDS encoding glycosyltransferase family 4 protein, whose product MNIVLLSAEYPPLPGGVGDYTRNLGMALLQRGHAVTVLTGIADGADDRQPVRVVRLPLRQWDWRCWRVVRRALNDLKPDVLHLQYQTGAYGMHPAINFLPWRLRLEANRPRLVVTAHDLLPPYLFPKAGPLRDWVTQRLMLDSDAVVATNDADEAQLRRWGAGQGHHSLAVIPIGANVAVAPPPGWDRQEWRARLGIAPEMMLIAYFGLISRSKGVNTLIEALARLPETFRLLVIGGEATAPQDRMYAEEVQRQITALRMNERVTITGYCDEATVSAHLLAADLAALPFTDGASFRRGSLLAMLAHGVPTITTPGSASLCDQTHVVLTPPDDPAALAAAIERLAHDPVLRERLSAGGAALAGRFSWEVIARQHEELYHGLRNARG is encoded by the coding sequence ATGAACATTGTGTTGCTCAGCGCCGAATATCCTCCTCTACCCGGCGGCGTCGGCGATTACACCCGCAATCTGGGGATGGCGTTGCTTCAGCGTGGTCATGCAGTGACGGTGTTGACCGGCATCGCAGACGGCGCGGATGATCGGCAGCCGGTGCGCGTCGTCCGGTTGCCGCTGCGCCAATGGGACTGGCGCTGCTGGCGGGTCGTGCGCCGAGCACTGAACGATCTGAAGCCGGATGTGCTGCATCTTCAATATCAGACGGGCGCATATGGGATGCATCCGGCGATCAACTTCCTCCCCTGGCGACTGCGCCTGGAGGCGAACCGTCCGCGTCTCGTCGTGACTGCGCACGATCTGTTGCCGCCCTACCTGTTCCCGAAGGCGGGTCCGCTCCGCGATTGGGTGACACAACGGCTGATGCTCGACAGCGATGCTGTGGTGGCGACGAACGACGCGGACGAGGCGCAACTGCGGCGGTGGGGAGCGGGGCAGGGACATCACTCGCTGGCGGTGATCCCAATTGGCGCCAACGTTGCGGTTGCGCCGCCGCCGGGCTGGGATCGCCAGGAATGGCGCGCACGCCTGGGGATCGCGCCGGAGATGATGCTAATTGCCTATTTTGGGTTGATTTCACGGAGCAAAGGGGTGAACACGCTCATCGAGGCGCTGGCGCGTCTGCCGGAGACGTTTCGCCTGCTCGTGATCGGCGGCGAGGCGACAGCGCCGCAGGATCGCATGTATGCGGAGGAGGTGCAGCGGCAGATCACTGCGCTTCGCATGAACGAGCGGGTGACGATCACCGGATATTGCGACGAAGCGACGGTGTCGGCGCACCTGCTGGCGGCGGACCTGGCGGCGCTGCCCTTTACTGACGGCGCTTCCTTTCGGCGCGGTAGCCTGCTGGCAATGCTGGCGCACGGCGTTCCGACGATCACGACGCCGGGAAGCGCATCACTTTGTGATCAAACGCATGTGGTGCTGACGCCGCCTGATGATCCCGCGGCGCTCGCTGCCGCCATTGAGCGACTGGCGCATGATCCGGTGCTGCGGGAGCGTCTGAGCGCCGGGGGCGCGGCGCTGGCAGGACGGTTTTCCTGGGAAGTGATCGCTCGTCAGCACGAGGAGTTGTACCACGGGTTGCGCAACGCGCGGGGGTAG
- a CDS encoding transposase, with translation MSSPRLSPPLRRTDGRVRPRRHPREVMNGILWVMRTGAAWADMPSRYQTIIDRPHGRPGRDRGIRPGI, from the coding sequence ATCTCATCGCCCCGCTTATCCCCCCCGCTTCGTCGAACCGACGGCCGAGTCCGCCCACGCCGCCATCCACGCGAGGTGATGAACGGCATCCTCTGGGTCATGCGCACCGGCGCCGCTTGGGCCGACATGCCAAGCCGATACCAAACGATTATAGACAGGCCGCATGGTAGGCCTGGACGAGATAGGGGTATCCGGCCAGGGATTTGA
- a CDS encoding transposase — MRHRQSSLGEFAKAYPDRFNILLMDNADAHTAQSLRIPENIGLLFQPPRCPELNPAERVWQDLRSKLAWQRFAHIEALEDDLIAQLAQYRPAALKSLAGYPYLVQAYHAACL; from the coding sequence ATGCGGCATCGTCAATCGTCATTGGGAGAGTTCGCCAAGGCGTACCCCGACAGATTCAACATCCTGTTGATGGACAACGCCGACGCCCATACTGCGCAGTCGTTACGGATACCCGAGAACATTGGGCTGCTGTTCCAACCACCGCGATGCCCCGAGCTCAATCCTGCCGAGCGCGTCTGGCAGGACTTGCGAAGCAAGCTCGCCTGGCAGCGCTTCGCCCATATCGAGGCGCTTGAAGACGATCTGATTGCCCAGCTGGCACAGTACCGCCCGGCTGCCCTCAAATCCCTGGCCGGATACCCCTATCTCGTCCAGGCCTACCATGCGGCCTGTCTATAA
- a CDS encoding MFS transporter: protein MERKWWALLAVATGVFMSTIDGSIVNIALKTLQDSFGAGLHEVEWVVLAYLLGITCLLPSMGRLGDMIGKRSVYLIGFVVFTISSALCGLSWNINALIGFRVLQAIGAAMIQGVGAALLVEAFPPSQRGQALGYIGTAVAAGILTGPVLGRALISAVGWQAIFYVNIPIGIGAIALAVRALPTDRIRTTQTFDLVGAGLLGIGLLLVLLALTEGQVWGFTDWRTLAALGSGGALLVGFVWWEYRATAPMIDLRLFRAPAFSFSLIAAFLIFLAGAFNFLLIPYYLQKALGYSPQTTGLTLIASPLVLSLVSPISGRLSDRFGARWLGIIGLALTTAGLLSMTTLTTQSAQMDVVLRLMVIGAGFGLFQSPNNSLIMGSVPRANLGVAGSLLAVMRTLGQTTGVAIAGAIWATRVIAAAGQSYEPVTDAPPFALVAGLHDAMLVAAFLAAIAIVPTLVRGQPSGEQQREAVQQAQTRG, encoded by the coding sequence ATGGAACGCAAATGGTGGGCGCTGCTGGCAGTGGCAACCGGCGTATTCATGAGCACCATCGACGGCTCAATCGTCAACATTGCGCTCAAAACGTTGCAGGATTCGTTTGGCGCCGGGTTGCACGAAGTCGAATGGGTGGTGCTGGCATATCTGTTGGGGATCACCTGCCTGCTGCCGAGCATGGGGCGGCTGGGTGATATGATCGGTAAGCGGAGCGTGTATCTGATCGGCTTTGTCGTATTCACCATCAGTTCGGCGTTGTGTGGGCTGTCGTGGAACATCAACGCGCTAATCGGTTTTCGCGTGCTGCAAGCCATTGGCGCCGCAATGATTCAAGGGGTTGGCGCAGCACTGCTGGTGGAAGCCTTCCCGCCTTCACAGCGCGGTCAGGCGCTTGGCTATATCGGCACGGCAGTTGCCGCCGGCATTCTGACCGGTCCGGTATTGGGCAGAGCGCTGATCAGCGCGGTCGGCTGGCAGGCGATTTTCTATGTCAATATTCCGATCGGCATCGGCGCCATTGCGCTGGCGGTGCGCGCATTGCCTACCGACCGCATCCGCACGACGCAGACATTCGATCTCGTCGGCGCAGGGTTGCTGGGCATCGGGCTGCTGCTCGTGCTGCTGGCGCTCACCGAGGGGCAGGTATGGGGCTTCACGGACTGGCGCACGCTGGCGGCGCTGGGGAGCGGCGGCGCGTTGCTGGTCGGCTTTGTGTGGTGGGAATACCGCGCCACAGCGCCGATGATCGACCTGCGCCTGTTCCGCGCGCCAGCGTTTAGTTTCAGTCTGATCGCCGCATTCCTGATCTTCCTGGCAGGCGCGTTCAACTTCCTCCTGATCCCCTACTACCTTCAGAAGGCGCTCGGCTACTCGCCGCAAACGACGGGGCTGACCCTGATCGCCTCGCCGCTGGTGCTCTCGCTCGTGTCGCCGATCAGTGGACGACTGTCGGACCGGTTCGGCGCGCGCTGGTTGGGGATTATCGGGCTGGCGCTGACCACCGCCGGTCTGTTGAGCATGACGACACTGACCACCCAGAGCGCGCAAATGGATGTTGTGTTGCGCCTGATGGTGATCGGCGCCGGGTTTGGTCTCTTCCAGTCGCCGAACAACAGCCTGATCATGGGGAGCGTGCCGCGCGCCAATCTCGGTGTTGCGGGCAGTTTGCTGGCAGTGATGCGCACCCTGGGGCAAACGACCGGAGTCGCCATTGCGGGCGCTATCTGGGCAACGCGCGTGATCGCAGCCGCCGGGCAGTCGTATGAACCGGTGACCGATGCGCCGCCATTTGCGCTGGTCGCCGGCTTGCACGACGCCATGCTGGTTGCAGCGTTCCTGGCAGCCATTGCAATCGTGCCGACTCTGGTGCGCGGGCAGCCATCGGGGGAACAGCAGCGCGAAGCGGTGCAGCAGGCGCAGACGCGGGGATAA
- the era gene encoding GTPase Era, with the protein MITLSYNPDAGSLSWRFVDTAEEDATLEGECDATLLLDPQGQVVGVELALDDEIADDDLAPALAHPQVSFDAAARTLTVNLVGEEPASVQPLEEPAILDFDPDERLLAFEVLPADEFNLDQRLERLAPFLIEREEEHADEAEETILPPATRPVLPEGPHRSGFVALVGRPNVGKSTLLNALLGQKVAIVSPKPQTTRTAIRGILTRPDAQIVFVDTPGIHEPRNRLGAYMVKQARRAIPDADVVCMVVDITRPPGSLDERIAALVRKASARRILVLNKIDLRTKRGSDNLQAYRALAPWDMEVAVSALRGHGLDALVDEIVRLLPEGPPLYPEGQVTDLSEREIAAELVREQVLRYTQHEVPHSVAVEIEEWEEKENVTYIRMTILVERETQKAILIGAGGGMLKKIGSGARQAIEEMLERPVYLDLWVKAREHWRDDPSALRWLGYTE; encoded by the coding sequence ATGATCACCCTGTCCTATAACCCGGACGCCGGATCGCTCTCATGGCGCTTTGTGGATACCGCCGAAGAGGACGCAACGCTCGAAGGCGAGTGCGATGCGACCCTGCTGCTCGATCCACAGGGTCAGGTGGTTGGTGTCGAGCTGGCGCTCGACGATGAGATTGCCGACGATGACCTGGCGCCGGCGCTGGCGCACCCGCAGGTGTCGTTCGATGCCGCAGCGCGCACACTGACCGTCAATCTCGTCGGTGAGGAACCGGCGTCGGTGCAACCGCTGGAGGAGCCGGCCATCCTCGATTTCGATCCAGACGAGCGGTTGCTGGCGTTCGAGGTGCTGCCGGCCGATGAGTTCAATCTGGATCAGCGCCTGGAACGCCTGGCGCCCTTCTTGATCGAACGCGAAGAAGAGCATGCCGACGAAGCGGAAGAAACTATCCTGCCCCCCGCAACCCGCCCCGTTCTGCCCGAAGGTCCGCACCGCTCCGGGTTTGTTGCGCTGGTCGGGCGCCCGAACGTCGGCAAGTCTACGCTGCTCAACGCACTGCTGGGGCAGAAAGTCGCCATTGTGTCGCCCAAGCCACAGACGACGCGCACCGCCATTCGCGGCATCCTGACCCGCCCCGACGCGCAGATTGTGTTCGTCGACACCCCCGGCATCCACGAGCCGCGCAACCGTCTTGGCGCCTATATGGTCAAACAGGCACGGCGCGCCATTCCCGACGCCGATGTGGTGTGCATGGTGGTGGACATCACGCGCCCGCCGGGGAGCCTTGATGAGCGCATTGCGGCGCTGGTGCGCAAGGCGTCGGCACGACGCATCCTGGTGCTCAACAAGATCGATCTGCGCACAAAACGCGGCAGCGACAATCTTCAGGCGTACCGCGCACTGGCGCCGTGGGATATGGAAGTCGCCGTGTCGGCGCTGCGCGGTCATGGCCTCGATGCGCTGGTGGACGAAATCGTGCGCCTGCTGCCCGAAGGTCCGCCGCTCTATCCCGAGGGGCAGGTGACCGACCTGAGCGAACGTGAGATCGCCGCCGAACTGGTGCGCGAGCAGGTGTTGCGCTACACGCAGCACGAAGTGCCGCACAGCGTGGCGGTCGAAATCGAAGAGTGGGAAGAGAAAGAGAACGTTACCTACATTCGGATGACCATCCTGGTCGAGCGGGAGACGCAAAAAGCCATTCTGATCGGCGCCGGCGGCGGTATGCTCAAGAAAATCGGCAGCGGCGCGCGCCAGGCCATCGAGGAGATGCTGGAACGTCCCGTCTACCTCGATCTGTGGGTCAAAGCACGCGAACACTGGCGTGACGACCCGAGCGCACTTCGCTGGCTCGGCTACACTGAATAG
- a CDS encoding DNA methyltransferase, whose product MENQNIFKSGNVTIYHGDVAELYQEWPTPDVIISDGAYGVSGFKGDAREPSELKTWYRRHIQAWSRYARPGTTLWFWNTEIGWATVHPILDEYGWEYAGCNIWNKGIQHIAGNCNLPVLKSFPIVTEVCVQYVRRAEFYCDGKTLNLKEWLRKEWDRTGLPIYKTNEACGVVNAASRKYFTKDHLWYALPPEIFIRMVSYANEYGDSKGRPYFSFDGKRPANQQEYEKIFPTFKGKYGITNVWNHPPLHNRERVRFPGSSKYAHLNQKPVNLMELIIESSSNLGDVIWEPFGGLCTAGLVAYLTSRTAYCAEIDDHIYDGYFSSERV is encoded by the coding sequence ATGGAGAACCAAAACATCTTCAAATCAGGAAATGTAACCATCTATCACGGTGATGTCGCCGAACTCTATCAGGAATGGCCAACCCCCGATGTCATTATTTCTGATGGCGCCTACGGTGTGTCAGGATTTAAGGGCGATGCCAGAGAGCCTTCGGAACTGAAAACGTGGTATCGTCGTCATATTCAAGCATGGTCACGCTACGCCAGGCCCGGAACGACTCTCTGGTTCTGGAACACCGAAATAGGTTGGGCGACGGTGCATCCCATTCTTGATGAATATGGCTGGGAGTATGCAGGTTGTAATATCTGGAACAAGGGAATCCAACATATCGCCGGCAATTGTAATCTGCCGGTTCTGAAAAGTTTTCCAATCGTTACAGAGGTTTGTGTTCAATATGTGCGACGTGCAGAGTTTTATTGCGACGGAAAAACGCTAAATCTAAAAGAATGGCTCAGGAAAGAATGGGATAGAACCGGACTGCCAATTTATAAAACGAATGAAGCATGTGGAGTGGTAAATGCCGCTTCGAGAAAATATTTCACTAAGGACCACTTATGGTATGCTCTTCCGCCTGAAATCTTTATTCGGATGGTTTCCTATGCTAATGAATATGGAGACTCAAAGGGACGACCTTACTTCTCTTTTGATGGCAAAAGACCTGCTAACCAGCAAGAGTACGAAAAAATATTTCCAACATTTAAAGGAAAATACGGGATAACGAATGTATGGAATCACCCTCCTCTTCATAATCGGGAAAGAGTGAGGTTTCCCGGATCAAGTAAGTATGCACACCTCAATCAAAAGCCTGTTAATTTAATGGAATTGATCATTGAATCTTCTTCAAATCTGGGAGATGTCATATGGGAACCATTTGGCGGTCTCTGTACGGCAGGTCTTGTCGCTTACCTTACATCTCGCACTGCTTACTGTGCTGAGATTGATGATCATATATATGATGGCTATTTCTCGTCTGAAAGAGTGTGA
- a CDS encoding DUF4230 domain-containing protein produces the protein MPHYDDDPEEESSPPRRRVVRRDELMRAPRRESLMARRLRRARGEEVDDDLDEPYVPLDVERTVPYGIPMVSGGCAATALYVALGAITVVVLLMLFWQQIVAAFVPNVPQQVVQLIATPTPTIRDWGGAIQQMKNLNRLETQRFSIERVVEASTARGDALDMFLGERLLLIASGDVVAGVDLSKLTDRDVIISPDGASVTLTLPASEIFSARLDNERTRVYDRQTRLITQLTGGQNPNLETQARQEAERQILAAACENGIMQRAAEEAKRSMEQFLRLLEFENVTVIATAGACVIED, from the coding sequence ATGCCTCACTACGACGACGATCCAGAAGAAGAATCGTCCCCACCCCGTCGTCGGGTGGTGCGCCGGGATGAACTGATGCGCGCGCCACGCCGCGAGTCGCTCATGGCGCGCCGGTTGCGGCGCGCACGCGGCGAAGAAGTCGATGACGACCTGGATGAACCCTATGTTCCGCTCGATGTGGAAAGAACCGTTCCCTACGGTATTCCGATGGTCAGCGGGGGATGCGCAGCAACGGCGCTGTACGTCGCGCTCGGCGCAATCACAGTTGTTGTGCTTCTGATGCTCTTCTGGCAGCAGATTGTGGCAGCGTTCGTCCCCAACGTGCCGCAGCAAGTGGTGCAACTGATCGCCACACCGACGCCAACCATCCGCGACTGGGGCGGCGCTATTCAGCAGATGAAGAACCTCAACCGCCTGGAGACACAACGGTTTTCGATTGAACGGGTTGTCGAAGCCTCGACGGCGCGGGGCGATGCGCTCGATATGTTCCTCGGCGAACGATTGCTGCTGATTGCCAGCGGCGACGTGGTGGCCGGCGTCGATCTGAGCAAACTGACCGACCGCGACGTGATCATTTCGCCCGACGGCGCGAGCGTGACGCTGACGCTGCCTGCTTCCGAGATTTTCAGTGCGCGCCTCGACAACGAACGCACCCGCGTCTACGACCGACAGACGCGTCTGATCACCCAACTGACCGGCGGGCAGAACCCGAACCTGGAAACGCAGGCGCGACAGGAGGCGGAACGCCAGATTCTGGCGGCAGCCTGCGAAAATGGTATCATGCAGCGCGCAGCCGAAGAAGCGAAACGCTCGATGGAACAGTTTCTCCGCCTGCTCGAATTTGAGAATGTCACCGTCATTGCAACGGCGGGAGCATGTGTCATCGAAGATTAA